Proteins encoded together in one Deinococcus hopiensis KR-140 window:
- a CDS encoding ABC transporter substrate-binding protein, whose translation MTPFHTLQPGWVYLTLRAALHARDGVRASHAGTATELTTWWACSGKTARRHLARLGEEGRVNYAPGRGRGNTSRLTFSADLREELEALTEALAGQGMAGELARLSRLPFPRAWVLTEAARGVFGLGEARPGVDRLRTVYTRDLTSLDPLHASATMEAHLLAQVLDPLVHFDPDTGAAAPHLAHHWNPAEDGLRWTFHLRKGVAFHHGRTLDAGDVRATLERVQAGAAWFLPGLEAVEEAGPYAVRLHLSRPDAFLPRRLADTQALILPRDVPFDEARPVGTGAFCWTPLEGGFRLSAFDAHFAGRPLIDEVEFYRVDHRDQITLLDVTGENAEAHRDTWQAEVGVQFLIWNGHRPAARGPFLRAAICELHDVAAYWRETGQAAPLIPATSFYPRRSAGQPLRHRSEEQAAKRLRASGYAGEPLFLWALPWAEPLAEAHWLAERAARHGIKLEVRPSELVEDPSGEADLLLMGEVAGADEHLAFWTAMRQPERSFRRLLPPDVLNALDGALDGYRAALSFEEREAPFWTG comes from the coding sequence ATGACCCCTTTTCATACCCTCCAACCCGGCTGGGTATATCTCACCCTGCGGGCCGCCCTGCATGCGCGAGACGGGGTGCGAGCGAGCCATGCGGGGACGGCGACGGAATTGACCACGTGGTGGGCCTGCAGCGGAAAAACGGCGCGGCGGCACCTCGCCCGCTTGGGGGAGGAGGGGCGGGTGAATTACGCGCCGGGACGCGGGCGGGGCAACACGTCGCGGTTGACGTTTTCGGCGGACTTACGGGAAGAACTGGAGGCCCTGACGGAGGCTCTGGCCGGCCAGGGCATGGCGGGCGAACTCGCACGGCTCTCCCGTCTGCCCTTTCCCCGCGCCTGGGTGCTGACAGAGGCGGCGCGGGGTGTGTTCGGCTTGGGCGAGGCGCGGCCCGGGGTGGACCGGCTGCGGACCGTCTATACCCGGGACCTCACCTCGCTGGACCCCCTGCACGCGAGCGCCACGATGGAGGCGCACCTGCTCGCCCAGGTCCTCGATCCCCTCGTGCACTTCGATCCCGATACGGGCGCAGCCGCGCCCCACCTGGCGCACCACTGGAACCCTGCGGAGGACGGCCTGCGCTGGACCTTCCACCTGCGGAAGGGCGTGGCATTTCACCACGGACGGACGCTGGACGCGGGCGACGTACGGGCCACACTGGAGCGGGTGCAGGCGGGGGCGGCGTGGTTCCTCCCCGGTCTGGAGGCGGTGGAGGAGGCCGGGCCGTACGCGGTGCGCCTCCACCTCTCCCGCCCGGACGCCTTCTTGCCGCGCCGCCTGGCCGATACGCAGGCCCTGATCCTGCCGCGTGACGTGCCCTTCGACGAGGCGAGGCCCGTGGGCACCGGAGCGTTTTGCTGGACGCCGCTGGAGGGAGGTTTCCGCCTCAGCGCCTTCGACGCCCATTTTGCCGGCCGGCCCCTCATCGACGAGGTGGAGTTCTACCGGGTAGATCACCGCGATCAAATCACTCTGCTGGACGTGACGGGCGAGAACGCCGAGGCGCACCGCGACACCTGGCAAGCCGAGGTGGGCGTGCAGTTCCTGATCTGGAACGGCCACCGTCCGGCTGCACGTGGCCCCTTCCTGCGCGCTGCCATATGCGAGTTGCACGATGTGGCAGCCTACTGGCGGGAAACGGGGCAGGCGGCCCCCCTCATCCCCGCCACGTCCTTCTATCCCCGGCGGAGTGCCGGGCAGCCTCTCCGCCACCGCTCTGAGGAACAGGCAGCAAAGAGGCTGCGGGCTTCGGGTTACGCGGGAGAACCCCTCTTCCTCTGGGCACTGCCCTGGGCCGAGCCGCTGGCCGAGGCACACTGGCTGGCCGAGCGGGCCGCGCGGCACGGAATCAAGTTGGAGGTGCGTCCCTCCGAGCTGGTTGAGGACCCCTCGGGGGAGGCGGACCTCCTGCTGATGGGCGAGGTGGCGGGGGCCGACGAACATCTGGCTTTCTGGACGGCGATGCGCCAGCCCGAACGCTCGTTTCGCCGCCTGCTGCCTCCGGACGTGCTGAACGCGTTGGACGGGGCGCTGGACGGCTACCGTGCAGCCCTCAGCTTTGAGGAACGTGAGGCTCCATTCTGGACCGGGTAG
- a CDS encoding Ppx/GppA phosphatase family protein gives MRVAVADVGTNSSHLLIAEARGEGGNYRVLDVLKDRTRLGECLDAAGKVTLEGEVRLQRALTRFRQLSAAAGVPEVQVYATSALREAPNGAEVAERAGQETGLYPVIISGEREGELTYLGAGHSVDFGEDNVLLDLGGGSLEFARGGPERASDVLSLPLGAIRMTRAHLRNEPPTRQEVQAIQNAARGALAPHRERFAVRPGTQVVLSSGTAEAAAALLAAGGGRPPVSVNGCSVNTVQLGALLERLRDMNAGSRARLPGIERRAEIIVAGLAVLHAALEALGAREAVVSEGALREGMLIEELRRQATYVGGLSARQRSVLTTAERFGANLAHARHVTELARDLFARLVQTGERFPEEARSLLTAAAGLHEVGQIVSQSAHHKHAAYLIRHAGLRGFAPREIELVAQLARYHRRGGPKPTHPEYAALPPADRGLVSRLAAVLRVADGLDRSHAGQAHVRYLTRMPWGWALSVSGATPLDLVGARDKADLWGREFGPLTVTASNR, from the coding sequence ATGAGGGTGGCCGTTGCGGACGTGGGTACGAACTCCAGTCATCTCCTGATCGCAGAAGCGCGGGGGGAGGGCGGAAACTACCGCGTGCTGGACGTGCTAAAGGACCGGACCCGGCTGGGAGAATGCCTGGACGCGGCGGGCAAGGTGACCCTGGAAGGCGAAGTCCGGCTGCAGCGGGCGCTGACCCGCTTCCGCCAACTGAGTGCCGCTGCCGGGGTCCCTGAGGTGCAGGTCTACGCCACCAGCGCCCTGCGCGAGGCGCCCAACGGTGCGGAGGTGGCGGAGCGTGCGGGCCAGGAAACGGGCCTCTACCCCGTCATTATCAGCGGCGAGCGCGAGGGCGAACTGACGTACCTGGGCGCGGGGCACAGCGTGGATTTCGGGGAGGACAACGTGCTGCTGGACCTGGGCGGCGGCAGCCTGGAATTTGCCCGGGGCGGCCCCGAACGGGCGTCTGATGTGCTGAGCCTGCCCCTGGGAGCCATCCGCATGACACGCGCCCACCTGCGGAACGAACCGCCCACCCGTCAGGAAGTCCAGGCCATACAAAACGCGGCCCGCGGGGCCCTCGCGCCGCACCGTGAGCGCTTTGCCGTGCGGCCTGGCACGCAGGTGGTGCTGTCCAGCGGCACCGCTGAGGCCGCGGCCGCCCTCCTCGCTGCGGGAGGAGGGCGGCCGCCCGTGTCGGTGAACGGGTGCAGCGTGAACACGGTGCAGCTGGGAGCGCTGCTGGAACGGCTTCGGGACATGAACGCGGGCAGCCGGGCGCGGCTGCCCGGGATCGAGCGGCGGGCGGAGATTATCGTCGCCGGTCTGGCGGTGCTGCACGCGGCCCTGGAAGCATTGGGCGCGCGGGAGGCGGTGGTGAGCGAGGGTGCGCTGCGCGAGGGCATGCTGATCGAGGAACTCCGGCGACAGGCCACCTACGTCGGCGGCCTGAGTGCCCGGCAGCGCAGCGTCCTCACCACTGCCGAGCGCTTCGGGGCCAACCTCGCGCACGCCCGGCACGTGACCGAACTCGCCCGAGACCTCTTCGCGCGGCTGGTCCAGACCGGGGAGCGCTTTCCCGAGGAGGCCCGCAGCCTGCTTACCGCCGCCGCCGGACTGCACGAGGTGGGACAGATCGTGTCGCAGAGCGCGCACCACAAGCACGCGGCGTACCTGATTCGGCACGCGGGCCTGCGCGGCTTTGCTCCCCGCGAGATCGAACTTGTGGCGCAACTCGCCCGCTACCACCGCCGCGGCGGACCCAAGCCCACGCATCCCGAATACGCGGCGCTGCCGCCTGCAGACCGCGGGCTCGTGTCCCGGCTCGCCGCCGTGTTGCGCGTTGCAGATGGCCTGGACCGCTCCCACGCGGGGCAGGCGCACGTGAGGTACCTCACCCGAATGCCCTGGGGCTGGGCCCTCAGCGTGAGTGGCGCGACGCCCCTGGACCTCGTGGGCGCGCGGGACAAGGCAGACCTCTGGGGGCGCGAGTTCGGACCACTGACGGTAACGGCCTCCAACCGCTGA
- a CDS encoding sugar efflux transporter, translating into MHTNPLLSLKNVPGYLGMAVTVLLLGFATSFAMPYMSLFGVQKVGMSPLLLGVYLTVVALSSITISTLLARWSDRLPDRRPVVLTAIAAGTLGFVLLAFTTNYLAVLLIAAVCLGTGSAAFPQVFALSRAQAGAAGEQGMTALRSVFSLAWVVGPGIGAALLAGLHFPGLFLATAACYVGAAIPVLRRMRAPLPPATTSGEEVQASAPATPPRPMHWVALSFVLYGTAMNMGSAALPIHVTRGLHGSEGNVGFLVGLCALLEIPIMLSFVLRARRASNEKLILWGMMLFALYYVMVFVAPNIAWLAVAQAVRAVVVAILATLGMAYVQELMPDRVGVATTLYSNTMNAGSLLGGLGLGVCAGLFGYHAVFVLAGVLSLAAWGLLLATRRGLGARGTAEMVGVRAGD; encoded by the coding sequence ATGCACACCAATCCCCTGCTGTCTCTCAAAAACGTTCCTGGTTACCTGGGCATGGCGGTCACCGTCTTGCTGCTGGGTTTCGCCACCTCCTTCGCCATGCCGTACATGTCGCTGTTCGGGGTGCAGAAGGTGGGCATGTCGCCGCTGCTGCTGGGCGTGTACCTCACCGTGGTGGCCCTGAGCAGCATCACCATCAGCACCCTGCTGGCCCGCTGGTCTGACCGGTTGCCGGACCGCCGCCCGGTGGTGCTGACCGCTATTGCCGCCGGAACGCTGGGTTTCGTGCTGTTGGCCTTCACCACAAACTACCTCGCCGTGCTGCTGATCGCCGCCGTCTGTCTGGGAACGGGCTCGGCAGCCTTTCCGCAGGTGTTCGCGCTGTCGCGGGCGCAGGCGGGGGCAGCGGGCGAGCAGGGCATGACGGCGCTGCGGTCCGTCTTTTCACTGGCCTGGGTGGTGGGGCCGGGGATCGGGGCGGCGCTGCTGGCGGGCCTGCACTTTCCGGGGCTGTTTCTGGCGACGGCGGCGTGTTACGTGGGGGCGGCCATTCCCGTGCTCCGCCGGATGCGTGCGCCGCTGCCCCCGGCCACCACCTCCGGAGAAGAAGTTCAGGCGAGCGCCCCCGCCACGCCGCCCCGGCCCATGCACTGGGTGGCGCTGAGCTTCGTGCTGTACGGCACGGCCATGAACATGGGCTCGGCCGCGCTGCCCATCCACGTCACCCGGGGGCTGCACGGCAGCGAGGGCAATGTCGGTTTTCTGGTGGGGCTGTGCGCGCTGCTGGAAATCCCCATCATGCTCAGCTTCGTGCTGCGTGCCCGCCGCGCTTCCAACGAGAAGCTGATCCTGTGGGGCATGATGCTGTTTGCCCTGTACTACGTGATGGTGTTTGTGGCCCCGAATATCGCGTGGCTGGCTGTGGCGCAGGCTGTTCGCGCGGTGGTGGTGGCTATTCTGGCGACGCTGGGCATGGCCTACGTGCAGGAACTGATGCCGGACCGGGTGGGCGTCGCCACCACGCTGTATTCCAACACCATGAACGCGGGGTCCCTGCTGGGTGGACTGGGGCTGGGGGTGTGCGCGGGACTGTTCGGGTATCACGCCGTGTTTGTGCTGGCTGGGGTGCTCAGCCTGGCCGCCTGGGGCCTGTTGCTCGCCACCCGTCGGGGGCTGGGGGCGAGGGGAACGGCCGAGATGGTGGGCGTTCGGGCCGGAGATTGA
- the pdxY gene encoding pyridoxal kinase PdxY, giving the protein MTTSTPAPVLPPNILSIQSWVSYGHVGNAAAVFPLQRLGFEVWAIHTVQFSNHTGYGAWTGTVFPSEQVAELLNGIEARGVLPMCAAVLSGYMGSEGTVGAVVEAVHRVRKANPAALYCCDPVMGDVGRGVFVRPELPDLIREQAVPQADIVTPNQFELELLTGRHVTTLQEALSAARMLRATLRPEGPRIVVVTSLVRDDAPKGVIETLAVTEDGAWLCRTPLLPLDPPRNGTGDAIAALFFGHFLQTGDAGQALSLSMSALYALLDLTHRAGTREIQLVAAQDEYARPSRMFGAEQVG; this is encoded by the coding sequence ATGACCACGTCCACACCCGCCCCGGTCCTGCCGCCCAATATCCTCTCGATTCAGTCCTGGGTGAGTTACGGGCACGTGGGCAACGCCGCGGCCGTGTTTCCGCTGCAACGCCTGGGCTTCGAGGTCTGGGCGATCCATACCGTGCAGTTTTCCAACCACACGGGATACGGAGCCTGGACGGGAACCGTTTTTCCGTCCGAGCAGGTGGCGGAGCTGCTGAACGGCATCGAGGCCCGGGGGGTGCTGCCCATGTGTGCGGCGGTTCTGAGCGGTTACATGGGCTCGGAGGGCACCGTGGGGGCGGTGGTGGAGGCGGTGCACCGGGTACGGAAGGCCAACCCGGCGGCGCTGTACTGCTGTGACCCCGTGATGGGTGACGTGGGGCGCGGCGTGTTCGTGCGCCCCGAGTTGCCGGACCTGATCCGTGAGCAGGCCGTGCCTCAGGCGGATATCGTCACGCCCAACCAGTTCGAGCTGGAACTGCTGACGGGCCGCCATGTGACCACCCTGCAAGAAGCGCTCAGCGCCGCCCGAATGCTGCGCGCCACCCTGCGTCCCGAGGGCCCCCGCATCGTGGTCGTGACCAGCCTCGTCCGGGACGACGCCCCCAAAGGTGTGATCGAGACGCTGGCCGTCACGGAAGACGGCGCGTGGCTGTGCCGCACGCCCCTGCTGCCGTTGGACCCGCCGCGCAACGGCACCGGCGACGCCATCGCCGCGCTGTTTTTCGGGCACTTCCTTCAGACAGGCGACGCCGGGCAGGCGCTCAGCCTCTCCATGAGCGCCCTGTACGCCCTGCTGGACCTGACCCACCGCGCCGGAACGCGCGAGATTCAACTCGTGGCCGCCCAGGACGAATACGCGCGGCCTTCCCGAATGTTCGGCGCCGAGCAGGTGGGGTAA
- a CDS encoding MFS transporter, with protein sequence MWRTLHPNVRTRITTSFLSRVVGSMVFPFLAIYFTAHLGAALAGTLLLTLGVVQFLAGLYGGALADAWGRRTLLTGEGLKLLAFAAMLAANGNGPHPWATFAAVVLVNVASGLINPAAEAMLVDVSTPKSRSFMYAANCWAVNLSILLGTVAGGWLYADHFTLLLGLLVGMSLITSALCWTQMTETRAASPTARAELGLAPLARSYAQVVRDRAFGLFVAGGILILSTEFSRNNHVAVHLAQNFAASEWFGVWLDGIKAMSVLTAVNTLLIVALTAPVAAWLKGREERPVMYAGFALFALGFAVMAFSTSLPVLLGTLALSLGELLYVPTWQSALAELVPEDRRGAYLAVHGQVFTVSKWIAALRVPLGGLIGGSGMAGVTLALGAGGVLLTGWALRNRQPQAPAAVATR encoded by the coding sequence ATGTGGCGCACCCTGCATCCCAATGTCCGTACGCGCATCACCACGTCGTTTCTCAGCCGGGTGGTGGGCAGCATGGTGTTTCCCTTCCTGGCAATCTACTTCACGGCGCATCTGGGTGCGGCGCTGGCAGGCACGCTGCTGCTGACGCTGGGCGTGGTGCAGTTTCTCGCCGGGCTGTACGGTGGTGCCCTGGCCGATGCCTGGGGCCGCCGCACCCTGCTGACGGGCGAGGGACTGAAGTTGCTGGCCTTTGCGGCAATGCTCGCGGCGAACGGAAACGGCCCTCACCCCTGGGCCACCTTCGCGGCAGTGGTGCTGGTCAACGTGGCGAGCGGGCTGATCAACCCAGCGGCCGAGGCCATGCTGGTGGACGTGAGCACGCCCAAGTCGCGCTCCTTCATGTACGCCGCGAACTGCTGGGCCGTGAACCTGAGCATCCTCCTGGGCACCGTGGCGGGCGGGTGGCTGTACGCGGACCACTTCACGCTCTTGCTGGGGCTGCTCGTCGGGATGTCACTCATTACCTCTGCCCTGTGCTGGACGCAGATGACGGAAACGCGGGCCGCTTCTCCCACCGCGCGGGCGGAACTGGGCCTCGCGCCGCTGGCCCGCTCCTACGCGCAGGTGGTGCGGGACCGGGCGTTCGGACTGTTCGTGGCGGGCGGCATCCTGATTCTGAGCACCGAGTTTTCGCGCAACAACCACGTCGCGGTTCACCTCGCGCAAAATTTTGCCGCCTCGGAGTGGTTCGGTGTATGGCTGGACGGCATCAAGGCCATGAGCGTGCTGACCGCCGTAAATACCTTGCTGATCGTGGCGCTCACGGCTCCGGTGGCGGCGTGGCTGAAGGGACGAGAGGAACGGCCCGTCATGTACGCAGGTTTCGCCCTCTTCGCCCTGGGCTTTGCCGTTATGGCGTTTAGCACCAGCCTCCCCGTGCTGCTGGGAACGCTGGCGCTGAGCCTGGGAGAATTGCTGTACGTGCCCACATGGCAATCGGCGCTGGCCGAACTGGTGCCCGAGGACCGGCGGGGCGCGTATCTCGCCGTTCACGGGCAGGTGTTCACGGTATCCAAGTGGATTGCGGCGCTGCGGGTGCCACTGGGTGGACTGATCGGTGGATCGGGGATGGCTGGGGTCACGCTGGCCCTCGGCGCGGGCGGGGTCCTCTTGACCGGTTGGGCCCTCAGGAACAGGCAGCCACAGGCCCCAGCCGCCGTTGCCACTCGGTGA
- a CDS encoding enoyl-CoA hydratase-related protein yields the protein MTYESLRLSRSGGVSILTLAHPKGAFGPDTWREVPLALAELEGADVLIVRGERAFSVGLDLKATAPVITPALGNREAFRAVVAEMHRAIEGLAALPIPVIAAIDGWCIGAGLELAAACDLRVCSAGARFSLPEVKLGITADLGALQRLPSLVGKGRAAHLALTGEAIDAATAERWGLVTEVLPDAETLYARADVLAAQLAALPAKALEGTKRVLGDGLTHAQSLAAAVDWNAEHMTAEGLTASLRP from the coding sequence ATGACCTACGAGAGCTTACGCCTCTCCCGCTCAGGTGGGGTGTCGATCTTGACCCTGGCCCACCCCAAGGGCGCGTTCGGCCCGGATACCTGGCGCGAGGTGCCGCTGGCCCTGGCGGAGTTGGAGGGCGCCGACGTCCTGATCGTGCGCGGTGAACGGGCCTTCAGTGTGGGACTGGACCTGAAGGCCACCGCGCCCGTCATCACCCCCGCCCTGGGCAACCGCGAGGCGTTCCGCGCTGTTGTTGCGGAAATGCACCGTGCCATTGAGGGCTTGGCCGCGTTGCCCATCCCCGTGATCGCTGCCATCGACGGCTGGTGTATCGGCGCGGGGCTGGAACTGGCCGCTGCGTGTGACCTGCGGGTGTGCAGCGCGGGGGCCCGGTTCAGTCTGCCCGAGGTGAAGCTGGGGATTACGGCGGACCTGGGCGCTTTGCAGCGCCTCCCCAGCCTGGTAGGAAAGGGCCGCGCCGCTCACCTCGCGCTGACGGGCGAAGCCATCGACGCCGCCACCGCCGAGCGCTGGGGCCTCGTGACCGAAGTTTTGCCCGATGCCGAAACCCTTTACGCCCGCGCCGACGTGCTTGCGGCGCAGCTCGCCGCCCTTCCCGCAAAAGCGCTGGAGGGTACCAAGCGTGTCCTCGGAGACGGCCTGACCCACGCCCAGAGCCTCGCGGCAGCGGTGGACTGGAACGCCGAGCACATGACGGCGGAGGGGCTCACCGCCTCCCTCAGGCCCTGA
- a CDS encoding MarR family winged helix-turn-helix transcriptional regulator: protein MADPLPSPSEPLAGDLASPELGLLMALWNAWQAMTALSEAHLSAGHGLDLRSCLALAFISDGGRQPAQLAQDLGVPRYEVSRVLRGLEARGTVTRTPTAPDGRRVTVTVTPEGRALWEAALATLRSLTAPPLASLGPDAGRLAGDLHRLARAARLPFPLTVQEQP from the coding sequence GTGGCCGATCCTCTCCCTTCTCCATCCGAGCCGCTGGCGGGCGATCTGGCCTCTCCGGAACTGGGGCTGCTGATGGCCCTCTGGAATGCCTGGCAGGCCATGACGGCGCTCAGCGAGGCGCATCTCTCTGCGGGGCATGGGCTGGACCTGCGCTCCTGCCTGGCCCTGGCCTTCATCTCGGACGGCGGCAGGCAGCCCGCGCAACTGGCGCAGGACCTCGGCGTGCCGCGCTATGAGGTCAGCCGTGTGCTGCGGGGGCTGGAGGCGCGGGGCACCGTGACCCGGACCCCCACCGCGCCGGACGGCCGGCGCGTCACGGTCACCGTCACTCCCGAGGGCCGGGCGCTGTGGGAAGCCGCGCTGGCCACCCTGCGCAGCCTGACCGCGCCTCCTCTCGCCTCTCTGGGACCGGACGCGGGACGGCTTGCCGGAGACCTGCACCGCCTCGCGCGGGCCGCCCGCCTGCCCTTCCCCCTCACCGTACAGGAGCAACCATGA
- a CDS encoding cytochrome P450 produces MTTNPEPARCPFTGQVASTPLTHQPTPPAQSIARDERGFYRVQSFGSAREVLRSEQVKQAGFMAEVASSAPGLERQPVLYAEGEHHHEMRRSTARYFTPTGVEGYGPFIARFADGLIARLMRGSEVKLDDLSLDLAVNVAAQVVGLTNSRLPGMSRRVMAFVSGGGDSAPGQTTPGGRLEGWRQYADVVLFYLLDVKPAIQARRRERGDDLISHLLDRGYNDAEILTECLTYGTAGMVTTREFISVAAWHLLQNPDLRGEYVHGTERERHAILHEILRLEPVVSTLYRRAEEDLTVNGQTVPRGSVIALDIQTANMDPAVVGEDPTTLCPARPLPRGVTAPVLSFGDGHHRCPGAFLAIKESDVFLRRLLVWNDLEVVSGPEVSRNEVVKGYELRNFRIRLGRPGSARPTTTA; encoded by the coding sequence ATGACCACCAACCCCGAACCCGCCCGCTGCCCCTTCACCGGCCAAGTCGCCTCCACGCCGCTGACCCACCAGCCTACGCCGCCTGCGCAATCCATAGCGCGCGACGAGCGCGGCTTCTACCGCGTCCAGTCGTTTGGCTCCGCCCGCGAGGTGCTGCGCTCCGAACAGGTCAAGCAGGCCGGCTTCATGGCCGAGGTCGCGTCCTCCGCGCCGGGTCTGGAGCGCCAGCCCGTGCTGTACGCCGAGGGCGAGCACCACCACGAGATGCGCCGCTCCACCGCCCGGTACTTCACGCCCACCGGGGTGGAGGGCTACGGCCCCTTCATCGCCCGCTTTGCCGACGGCCTGATCGCCCGGCTGATGCGGGGGAGCGAGGTCAAGCTGGATGACTTGAGCCTGGACCTCGCTGTCAACGTGGCCGCCCAGGTGGTGGGCCTGACAAACAGCCGCCTGCCCGGCATGTCGCGCCGCGTGATGGCCTTTGTTTCGGGGGGTGGGGACAGCGCGCCCGGCCAGACCACACCCGGCGGCCGTCTGGAAGGCTGGCGGCAGTACGCCGACGTGGTGCTCTTCTACCTGCTGGACGTAAAGCCCGCCATCCAGGCCCGCCGCCGCGAGCGCGGGGACGACCTGATCAGCCACCTGCTGGACCGGGGCTACAACGACGCCGAGATTCTGACCGAGTGCCTGACCTACGGCACCGCCGGGATGGTCACCACCCGCGAGTTCATTTCGGTGGCGGCGTGGCACCTGCTGCAGAACCCGGACCTGCGCGGCGAGTACGTCCACGGCACCGAGCGCGAGCGGCACGCCATCCTCCACGAAATCCTGCGCCTGGAGCCTGTGGTATCCACCCTCTACCGCCGCGCGGAGGAGGACCTGACGGTGAATGGGCAGACGGTTCCGCGCGGCAGCGTGATCGCGCTGGACATTCAGACCGCGAACATGGACCCCGCTGTGGTGGGCGAGGACCCCACCACCCTTTGCCCCGCCCGGCCCCTGCCCCGGGGCGTGACCGCGCCCGTGCTGTCCTTCGGCGACGGCCACCACCGCTGCCCCGGGGCGTTCCTGGCGATCAAGGAAAGCGACGTCTTTTTACGCCGCCTGCTGGTCTGGAACGATCTGGAGGTGGTGTCGGGCCCCGAAGTGAGCCGCAACGAGGTGGTCAAAGGCTACGAGTTGCGGAACTTCCGCATCCGCCTGGGCCGCCCGGGGTCCGCTCGCCCAACCACAACCGCTTGA
- a CDS encoding ferritin-like domain-containing protein has protein sequence MTQGAPDPSAFNIRRQFLRGAELLGAAQRLRAQRLAPRRQAQPGRRHPQLRPEPGIPGGRLLPRRHRTTGGDAGRGRRGPHPVSRRSGRPRPHALSDAPDPGLASKLAAHGLAHVRFLTAVVTAQGATPIPRPALDAGPAPVAAATAATGAGHGLQFLCR, from the coding sequence ATGACCCAAGGCGCTCCGGACCCCTCGGCCTTCAATATCCGGCGGCAGTTTCTACGCGGTGCCGAACTGTTGGGCGCTGCTCAGCGGTTGCGCGCCCAGCGTCTCGCCCCGCGACGACAAGCCCAACCAGGACGCCGGCATCCTCAACTTCGCCCTGAACCAGGAATACCTGGAGGCCGCCTTCTCCCTCGCCGCCACCGGACGACTGGCGGGGATGCAGGGCGGGGGCGGCGCGGCCCCCATCCTGTTTCCCGCCGGAGTGGACGGCCCCGTCCCCATGCCCTTTCGGACGCCCCAGATCCGGGACTTGCCAGCAAACTCGCCGCGCACGGGCTGGCGCACGTCCGCTTCCTCACGGCGGTGGTCACCGCGCAGGGAGCAACACCCATTCCCCGCCCAGCGCTGGATGCGGGGCCTGCCCCCGTGGCCGCTGCGACGGCGGCCACGGGGGCAGGGCACGGGCTTCAATTCCTTTGCCGATGA
- a CDS encoding GNAT family N-acetyltransferase, with amino-acid sequence MTTQTLTVTPFDPQAASQEARLAVAQLLVAAHGFAYPDDPRLIPEREIAFLSHVSPDDAMRQFAVWDGAAALGWARIDYGLKENLHAAHARLIVHPGHRRRGLGRELARAVETAAQAEGRRLITFGTTNKVPAGEAFARWLGAEPALPMRQSQLLLDEVPGELLNAWTARPDGEPYRLHVWTRIPGEFLTRAADMMMVMNTAPRGDLDVEDWTVTPEMIRSWEKMIEEGGEVRCLMALEDTRTGELTGYSETFWSPERAPLVFQGATAVRPSARGQGLGKWLKAEMVRHLRRNCPGARFVRTNNADENAAMLGINVAMGFTPWGTFTEWQRRLGPVAACS; translated from the coding sequence ATGACGACGCAGACGCTGACCGTGACCCCTTTCGACCCTCAGGCTGCGTCGCAGGAGGCGCGGCTCGCGGTGGCGCAGCTTCTCGTCGCCGCCCATGGGTTCGCCTATCCCGACGATCCCCGCCTGATTCCAGAGCGCGAGATCGCCTTTTTGTCGCACGTCTCTCCCGATGACGCCATGCGGCAGTTCGCGGTGTGGGACGGCGCGGCAGCGCTTGGCTGGGCGCGGATCGACTACGGCCTGAAGGAGAACCTGCACGCCGCGCACGCCCGCCTCATCGTTCACCCGGGGCACCGGCGCCGGGGGCTGGGACGTGAACTGGCCCGTGCTGTGGAGACCGCTGCCCAGGCCGAAGGCCGCCGCCTCATCACCTTCGGCACCACGAACAAGGTGCCCGCCGGGGAAGCCTTCGCCCGCTGGCTGGGAGCTGAGCCCGCCTTGCCGATGCGCCAGAGCCAGCTGCTGCTGGACGAGGTACCGGGCGAGCTGCTGAACGCCTGGACGGCCCGCCCCGACGGTGAGCCCTACCGCCTGCACGTCTGGACCCGCATCCCGGGCGAGTTCCTGACCCGCGCCGCCGACATGATGATGGTGATGAACACCGCGCCCCGGGGCGACCTGGACGTGGAGGACTGGACGGTGACGCCCGAGATGATCCGTTCGTGGGAGAAGATGATTGAGGAGGGCGGCGAGGTCCGCTGTCTGATGGCGCTGGAAGACACCCGCACGGGCGAACTTACCGGATACAGCGAGACGTTCTGGTCTCCGGAACGCGCCCCCCTGGTGTTTCAGGGGGCCACCGCCGTCCGGCCCTCCGCCCGTGGGCAGGGCCTGGGCAAGTGGCTCAAGGCCGAGATGGTCCGGCACCTGCGCCGGAACTGCCCCGGAGCCCGTTTCGTCCGCACCAACAACGCGGATGAGAACGCGGCCATGCTGGGCATCAACGTGGCGATGGGCTTCACGCCCTGGGGCACCTTCACCGAGTGGCAACGGCGGCTGGGGCCTGTGGCTGCCTGTTCCTGA